The Bombus vancouverensis nearcticus chromosome 2, iyBomVanc1_principal, whole genome shotgun sequence genome window below encodes:
- the LOC117163332 gene encoding uncharacterized protein LOC117163332, with translation MSNSKEEKQYGLILPKKQQRIAPKVNNIFGDNNDSDEEDGTDWVKKALQAEGEKNKIKRQVRLNMQKALKEDPTIFQYDEVYDDMERTKDQSKTAKDEKKKPRYIQNLLKAAERRKKEQEYRIERMVQKEREAEGEMYADKESFVTSAYRAKLEEFKKMEEEENKMDKLEAIADVKKQQDISGFYRHLYEQTVVQSSEESGVKNDTNDNKTNLDNNLEDINKEININHNKDQVKNKEIKKNRQYRQRKIEEDSDTDTEIQQKMENKVKTPAPEKRKNVERESERIEEPDVKKQKQQTESAKLEKSCNETKIENPINSKDVEKILENSKNDEIEKISISAKEKIEAEKRERSKIWEKRTVGPVFEAALQRYYARKSMRLSVV, from the exons ATGTCTAACAGCAAAGAAGAAAAACA GTATGGTTTAATTTTACCTAAAAAGCAACAACGTATTGCCCCGAAGGTAAACAACATATTTGGTGATAATAATGATTCGGATGAGGAAGATGGTACAGATTGGGTTAAAAAGGCTCTTCAGGCAGAgggagaaaaaaataaaataaaaaggcaAGTAAGATTAAATATGCAAAAGGCTTTAAAAGAAGACCCAACAATATTTCAATATGATGAAGTATATGATGACATGGAAAGGACAAAAGATCAGTCCAAAACtgcaaaagatgaaaaaaagaaaccaagGTATATTCAAAATCTTTTAAAAGCTGCAgagcgaagaaaaaaagaacaggaatatagaatagaaagaaTGGTTCAGAAAGAACGCGAAGCAGAGGGAGAAATGTATGCAGACAAAGAAAGTTTTGTTACTTCTGCTTATAGAGCAAAATTAGAAGAATTTAAGAAAATGGAAGAAGAGGAAAATAAAATGGATAAATTAGAAGCTATTGCAGATGTTAAAAAGCAACAAGATATTTCAGGATTTTATAGACATTTGTATGAACAGACTGTTGTTCAATCTTCAGAGGAATCTGGAGTTAAGAATGATACCAATGATAATAAAACTAATTTAGATAACAATTTAGAggatataaataaagaaataaatatcaatCACAACAAAGATCaggtaaaaaataaagaaataaaaaagaatagaCAATATAGGcaaagaaaaatagaagaagatAGTGATACAGATACTGAAATTCaacagaaaatggaaaataaagtaaaaactCCTGCACCTGAAAAACGTAAAAATGTTGAAAGGGAATCTGAAAGAATAGAGGAACCTGAtgttaaaaaacaaaaacaacAAACTGAAAGTGCTAAACTTGAAAAAAGTTGTAATGAGACCAAAATAGAAAATCCCATAAATTCAAAGGAtgtggaaaaaatattagaaaatagtaaaaatgatgaaattgaaaaaataagtattagtgcaaaagaaaaaatagaagcagagaaaagagagagatcTAAGATTTGGGAAAAAAGAACAGTTGGGCCTGTATTTGAAGCAGCATTGCAAAGATATTATGCTAGAAAATCTATGAGGTTATCAGTTGTATAA
- the LOC117163333 gene encoding serine/threonine-protein phosphatase PGAM5, mitochondrial: protein MPIRLNFKKWIGGFVAIGGAALFYPNENDHTQSSEKQSWIIPPSSWGRWDHNWDRRHSEWLANVAKLNNESDKESRIKRSITNDKQQSNVRHHIILIRHGQYNTNGKTDSDRTLTTLGRQQAEATGKRLQELGLPYSMIIQSTIVRAKETAKIIKKYLNDITVKEDSVLSEGMPIAPDPPIDIWNSEVVVYEDGPRIEAAFRKYFHRPEPSQGKDSYVILVCHANVIRYFVCRALQFPPEGWLRLSLNHGSITWVSIRSNGRVTLRNLGDSGHMEPQLISSY, encoded by the exons ATGCCTATacgtttaaattttaaaaaatggatCGGTGGATTTGTTGCAATAGGTGGTGCAGCTCTTTTTTATCCAAATGAAAACGATCATACTCAATCATCAGAAAAACAATCTTGGATAATACCTCCGTCATCCTGGGGCAGATGGGATCATAATTGGGATAG ACGACATTCAGAATGGCTAGCAAATGTAGCTAAATTAAACAATGAAAGTGATAAAGAGTCACGTATAAAGAGATCTATTACAAACGACAAACAACAATCAAATGTTAGACATCACATAATTTTAATCCGTCATGGGCAATATAATACAAATGGTAAAACGGATTCAGATCGAACACTTACAACTCTTG GCAGACAACAGGCTGAAGCAACAGGAAAGAGATTACAGGAATTAGGATTACCATACTCCATGATTATACAATCAACAATAGTCAGAGCTAAAGAAActgctaaaattataaaaaaatatcttaACGATATAACTGTTAAGGAAGATTCTGTTCTTAGTGAAGGTATGCCAATTGCACCTGATCCACCAATTGATATTTGGAACTCTGAAGTCGTT gTTTATGAAGATGGACCTAGAATAGAAGCTgcatttagaaaatattttcatcgTCCAGAACCCAGCCAGGGAAAGGATTCATATGTTATTCTTGTTTGCCATGCAaacgttattagatattttGTATGCCG AGCATTGCAATTTCCACCTGAGGGTTGGTTGCGTTTAAGTCTAAATCATGGAAGTATTACATGGGTATCTATTCGATCTAATGGGAGAGTAACACTAAGAAATTTAGGTGATAGTGGACATATGGAGCCACAGCTTATTTCATCTTATTGA
- the LOC117163334 gene encoding serine/threonine-protein phosphatase PGAM5, mitochondrial isoform X1, translating to MPVRPSFKKWVIGFGALGGAMFFYPHNNDNNKLLHTDKSRISSSSWDYNWDRRDPKSLVKPMKPDNESNQNTYHEQLINKTAKATRHIILIRHGQYNVEAKTDADGTLTNLGRQQAEATGKRLQELGFPYTLLVHSTMTRAQETAKIIEKSLKNIKVKCDPILNEGSPIQPEPPSSNWKPEVNYYRDGPRIEAAFRKYFHRADFSQKNDSYTILVCHANVIRYFVCRALQFPPKSWLRLSLNHASITWVTIYPDGIVKLWVFGESGHMKPQLIS from the exons ATGCCTGTACGTCCAAGTTTTAAAAAATGGGTTATAGGATTTGGCGCATTAGGTGGTGCGATGTTCTTTTATCCgcataataatgataataataaattattgcaTACGGACAAATCTAGGATATCTTCTTCATCTTGGGATTATAACTGGGATAG GAGAGATCCAAAAAGTTTAGTGAAACCAATGAAACCAGACAACGAATCTAATCAAAATACATATCAtgaacaattaataaataaaacagcGAAAGCTACACGTCACATAATTTTAATTCGTCATGGACAATATAATGTGGAAGCTAAGACAGATGCAGATGGGACACTTACAAATCTTG GTAGGCAACAAGCTGAGGCAACAGGAAAACGACTGCAAGAATTAGGTTTTCCATATACTTTGCTTGTACATTCAACAATGACAAGGGCTCAAGAAACTGCTAAAATCATAGAAAAATCTCTTAAAAATATAAAGGTAAAGTGTGATCCAATTCTTAACGAGGGTTCACCAATTCAACCTGAACCTCCATCATCTAACTGGAAACCTGAAGTAAAT TATTATAGAGATGGACCTAGAATCGAGGCTGCATTTAGAAAGTATTTTCATCGTGCAGATTTCAGTCAGAAAAATGATTCATATACAATTCTTGTTTGCCATGCAAATGTTATTAGATATTTTGTATGCAG AGCATTGCAATTTCCACCCAAAAGTTGGTTGCGATTAAGCTTGAATCATGCTAGCATTACATGGGTTACTATTTACCCTGATGGTATTGTAAAATTATGGGTGTTTGGTGAATCAGGACATATGAAACCACAACTTATTTCATAA
- the LOC117163334 gene encoding serine/threonine-protein phosphatase PGAM5, mitochondrial isoform X2 → MIARDPKSLVKPMKPDNESNQNTYHEQLINKTAKATRHIILIRHGQYNVEAKTDADGTLTNLGRQQAEATGKRLQELGFPYTLLVHSTMTRAQETAKIIEKSLKNIKVKCDPILNEGSPIQPEPPSSNWKPEVNYYRDGPRIEAAFRKYFHRADFSQKNDSYTILVCHANVIRYFVCRALQFPPKSWLRLSLNHASITWVTIYPDGIVKLWVFGESGHMKPQLIS, encoded by the exons ATGATAGC GAGAGATCCAAAAAGTTTAGTGAAACCAATGAAACCAGACAACGAATCTAATCAAAATACATATCAtgaacaattaataaataaaacagcGAAAGCTACACGTCACATAATTTTAATTCGTCATGGACAATATAATGTGGAAGCTAAGACAGATGCAGATGGGACACTTACAAATCTTG GTAGGCAACAAGCTGAGGCAACAGGAAAACGACTGCAAGAATTAGGTTTTCCATATACTTTGCTTGTACATTCAACAATGACAAGGGCTCAAGAAACTGCTAAAATCATAGAAAAATCTCTTAAAAATATAAAGGTAAAGTGTGATCCAATTCTTAACGAGGGTTCACCAATTCAACCTGAACCTCCATCATCTAACTGGAAACCTGAAGTAAAT TATTATAGAGATGGACCTAGAATCGAGGCTGCATTTAGAAAGTATTTTCATCGTGCAGATTTCAGTCAGAAAAATGATTCATATACAATTCTTGTTTGCCATGCAAATGTTATTAGATATTTTGTATGCAG AGCATTGCAATTTCCACCCAAAAGTTGGTTGCGATTAAGCTTGAATCATGCTAGCATTACATGGGTTACTATTTACCCTGATGGTATTGTAAAATTATGGGTGTTTGGTGAATCAGGACATATGAAACCACAACTTATTTCATAA
- the LOC117163334 gene encoding serine/threonine-protein phosphatase PGAM5, mitochondrial isoform X3: MRDPKSLVKPMKPDNESNQNTYHEQLINKTAKATRHIILIRHGQYNVEAKTDADGTLTNLGRQQAEATGKRLQELGFPYTLLVHSTMTRAQETAKIIEKSLKNIKVKCDPILNEGSPIQPEPPSSNWKPEVNYYRDGPRIEAAFRKYFHRADFSQKNDSYTILVCHANVIRYFVCRALQFPPKSWLRLSLNHASITWVTIYPDGIVKLWVFGESGHMKPQLIS, from the exons at GAGAGATCCAAAAAGTTTAGTGAAACCAATGAAACCAGACAACGAATCTAATCAAAATACATATCAtgaacaattaataaataaaacagcGAAAGCTACACGTCACATAATTTTAATTCGTCATGGACAATATAATGTGGAAGCTAAGACAGATGCAGATGGGACACTTACAAATCTTG GTAGGCAACAAGCTGAGGCAACAGGAAAACGACTGCAAGAATTAGGTTTTCCATATACTTTGCTTGTACATTCAACAATGACAAGGGCTCAAGAAACTGCTAAAATCATAGAAAAATCTCTTAAAAATATAAAGGTAAAGTGTGATCCAATTCTTAACGAGGGTTCACCAATTCAACCTGAACCTCCATCATCTAACTGGAAACCTGAAGTAAAT TATTATAGAGATGGACCTAGAATCGAGGCTGCATTTAGAAAGTATTTTCATCGTGCAGATTTCAGTCAGAAAAATGATTCATATACAATTCTTGTTTGCCATGCAAATGTTATTAGATATTTTGTATGCAG AGCATTGCAATTTCCACCCAAAAGTTGGTTGCGATTAAGCTTGAATCATGCTAGCATTACATGGGTTACTATTTACCCTGATGGTATTGTAAAATTATGGGTGTTTGGTGAATCAGGACATATGAAACCACAACTTATTTCATAA